In one Thermosipho ferrireducens genomic region, the following are encoded:
- the radA gene encoding DNA repair protein RadA produces MSKTKIIYVCDNCGYESPKWFGKCPVCNEWNTAKELKLSNINKAGEESSRFFLLEEISEVEMFERLITRYSEINNLFGGGVVPGQVILLGGEPGVGKSTLALQLCYELSRYGKVAYITGEESAMQIALRAKRLKIENSGIYLSTENNIESVLTNLRKQELTFVVFDSIQTLYSNKVDSASGGVLQVRTVVDEVRKFSKDTGIASLLIAHVTKGGNIAGPKLVEHIVDTVIYFEGEKSTDLRVLRVLKNRFGPSGEIAIFSMSESGLKELKERIFIEESPMPGNTITSLYEGSRPFLVQIQSLVSRDKIATARRISHGIDVRKIIIMSAVISKHLNLPVESHDVYANVSGGLKITDSACDLAIAASILSSFLNKYIGKFVIIGEVGLDGSIRNVHNIKKRIENAIRSGYDKFIIPKKANVPGSESVIKLGNLKELLNYMIDL; encoded by the coding sequence ATGAGTAAAACAAAAATTATTTATGTTTGTGATAATTGCGGGTATGAATCTCCCAAATGGTTTGGTAAGTGCCCTGTATGTAATGAATGGAACACTGCAAAAGAGCTAAAGTTATCCAATATAAATAAAGCGGGAGAGGAAAGCTCCCGCTTCTTCTTGTTAGAGGAAATATCAGAGGTCGAGATGTTTGAACGATTGATAACCAGATACTCCGAGATAAACAATCTTTTTGGTGGGGGTGTAGTCCCTGGTCAGGTAATATTGTTAGGCGGCGAGCCTGGTGTTGGTAAAAGTACTCTTGCCCTTCAATTGTGTTACGAGCTTTCCAGGTATGGAAAAGTGGCGTACATTACCGGGGAAGAAAGTGCTATGCAAATAGCCCTTCGTGCGAAAAGACTTAAAATTGAGAACAGTGGGATATATCTTTCCACGGAGAATAACATAGAATCTGTCCTGACAAATCTGAGGAAACAAGAGCTCACCTTTGTCGTTTTTGACTCTATTCAGACTCTTTATTCTAACAAAGTTGATTCTGCTTCAGGTGGTGTTTTACAGGTCAGAACAGTTGTAGATGAGGTTCGAAAATTTTCCAAGGATACCGGTATCGCTTCACTTTTAATAGCACATGTAACAAAAGGTGGAAATATAGCCGGTCCTAAATTGGTGGAGCATATAGTGGATACTGTGATTTATTTTGAAGGGGAAAAAAGCACTGATTTAAGGGTATTGAGAGTGTTGAAAAACAGATTTGGACCAAGTGGAGAAATAGCAATATTTTCAATGAGTGAAAGCGGCTTAAAAGAATTAAAAGAGAGAATTTTTATAGAAGAAAGTCCCATGCCAGGAAATACTATAACTTCTTTGTACGAAGGTTCAAGACCTTTTCTTGTTCAAATTCAAAGTTTAGTCTCGCGTGATAAAATAGCCACCGCTCGAAGAATTAGTCATGGAATAGATGTTAGAAAAATTATAATAATGTCGGCTGTTATTTCAAAGCATTTGAATTTGCCTGTTGAATCTCATGACGTGTATGCAAATGTTTCAGGTGGTTTGAAAATAACTGATTCAGCGTGTGATCTGGCAATAGCTGCATCTATTTTGTCTTCTTTTTTAAACAAATATATAGGCAAATTTGTTATAATAGGTGAAGTTGGACTTGATGGAAGTATAAGAAATGTGCATAACATAAAGAAAAGAATAGAAAACGCCATAAGATCTGGCTATGATAAGTTTATTATTCCAAAAAAGGCAAATGTTCCAGGTTCGGAGAGCGTTATCAAATTAGGAAATTTAAAAGAATTGCTCAATTATATGATTGATTTATAA
- a CDS encoding ATP-dependent Clp protease ATP-binding subunit, which yields MFDKFSERSAQVFVTAQEEAKELGHSYVGTEHILLAILKLKDNNIQPVLEKHGITYSRIRSEIISIVGMGMRGFIMSPQMTPRAKRVTELAYEEAKVLGEDKIDPEHLLLGILREGEGIAVHILKKIGVDISQLRKELSGTMAEEENYNSYNSPESAISTPTRQLDGFGVNLTELAFRGELDPVIGREAEIERVMQILVRRKKNNPVLIGDPGVGKSAIVEGLAQRIVAGEVPEPLKGKIIFSLDVASLVAGTKYRGEFEKRMKKLLQILKKEKNIILFIDEIHMIVGAGSAEGAVDAANILKPSLARGEVKCIGSTTPDEYRQYIEKDAALERRFQKIYVQEPSPDMTLNILKGLKHKYESHHRVKYTEEALEAAVYLSQRYITDHFLPDKAIDVIDEAGARARLKAFVMPSDLQLFKMEIENVKIEKELAAASQDYEKAAMLKEKESELKRKFNEQYNEWRHAVERSVIVVDVPEIEEVVSNWTGIPLKKLEEGESEKLLNLENALHERIVGQEEAVNAVAKAIRRARSGLKDPKRPVGVFLFLGPTGVGKTELAKTLAEYLFGDEKALVRFDMSEYMEKFSVSRLIGAPPGYVGYEEGGTLTEKIRRRPFSVILFDEIEKAHPDVFNLLLQIMDDGRLTDSQGHVVDFRNSIIIMTSNIGGTQIVSGKKTLGFVEQADKNIEFKEMKEKVLNEVKKTFRPEFLNRIDEVVVFHKLTEKHIEEIIEILLKDIRKRLEEKGIGLELTKKAKGFLVQEGYDPAFGARPLKRTIQRYIEDALSEELLRGKFKEGDIIVCNYSNGKITFKRKKSDRVKVKNE from the coding sequence ATGTTTGATAAATTTTCTGAAAGGTCCGCACAGGTTTTTGTAACTGCTCAAGAAGAAGCAAAAGAATTGGGACATTCTTATGTTGGAACAGAACATATTCTTCTGGCTATATTAAAGCTTAAAGACAATAATATTCAACCTGTACTTGAGAAACATGGCATCACTTATTCCAGAATAAGAAGTGAGATCATTTCTATAGTAGGTATGGGTATGCGTGGGTTTATAATGTCACCCCAGATGACACCACGTGCAAAAAGAGTGACTGAGCTTGCTTATGAAGAAGCGAAAGTTTTGGGTGAAGATAAAATAGATCCAGAGCATTTGCTACTTGGGATATTGCGTGAAGGCGAAGGAATTGCTGTACATATTTTGAAAAAAATAGGAGTTGACATTTCTCAATTGAGGAAGGAGTTATCAGGAACCATGGCGGAAGAAGAAAATTATAACAGTTATAATAGTCCAGAAAGTGCTATTAGTACTCCTACACGGCAACTGGATGGTTTTGGAGTTAATTTAACGGAACTGGCATTCAGAGGAGAACTTGATCCCGTGATCGGGAGAGAAGCTGAAATAGAACGTGTAATGCAAATTCTTGTAAGGCGAAAGAAGAATAATCCAGTGCTTATTGGAGATCCTGGTGTTGGAAAATCTGCCATTGTTGAAGGCCTTGCGCAGCGTATAGTTGCAGGAGAGGTACCTGAGCCTTTAAAGGGAAAAATTATTTTTTCATTAGATGTGGCTTCTCTGGTGGCTGGTACAAAATATAGAGGTGAATTTGAAAAAAGGATGAAGAAATTGCTCCAGATACTGAAAAAAGAGAAAAATATAATATTATTTATAGACGAAATTCACATGATTGTTGGTGCCGGTTCTGCTGAGGGCGCAGTGGATGCCGCAAATATTTTGAAGCCGTCGCTTGCAAGGGGAGAGGTAAAATGTATAGGTTCAACTACTCCTGATGAATACAGGCAGTACATAGAAAAAGATGCGGCTCTTGAAAGACGGTTTCAAAAAATATATGTCCAGGAACCATCTCCAGATATGACACTCAATATATTGAAAGGTCTTAAACACAAATACGAGTCTCATCACAGGGTAAAGTATACGGAAGAAGCGCTGGAAGCTGCAGTTTACCTTTCACAAAGATATATAACAGATCATTTCTTACCTGACAAAGCTATAGATGTCATAGACGAGGCGGGTGCACGTGCGAGATTAAAAGCCTTTGTGATGCCATCTGATCTTCAGCTTTTTAAGATGGAAATAGAAAACGTAAAAATTGAAAAAGAGTTAGCAGCAGCAAGCCAGGATTATGAGAAGGCAGCTATGCTTAAAGAAAAAGAAAGTGAACTTAAGAGAAAGTTTAATGAACAATACAATGAATGGAGACATGCTGTAGAACGAAGTGTTATAGTGGTGGATGTTCCTGAAATAGAGGAAGTTGTTTCAAATTGGACAGGAATTCCTCTTAAAAAGCTTGAAGAGGGAGAAAGTGAAAAACTTCTAAATTTAGAAAATGCTCTCCACGAACGGATAGTGGGGCAGGAAGAAGCGGTTAATGCTGTAGCGAAGGCTATTCGCAGGGCAAGAAGTGGTTTAAAAGATCCAAAACGGCCGGTAGGAGTTTTTCTTTTCCTTGGGCCTACTGGTGTGGGTAAAACGGAACTTGCCAAAACACTCGCAGAGTATCTTTTCGGTGATGAAAAAGCGCTTGTCAGATTTGACATGAGTGAATATATGGAGAAATTTTCAGTTTCTCGATTGATTGGAGCACCTCCAGGATATGTTGGATACGAAGAGGGAGGAACATTAACTGAAAAAATCAGAAGAAGACCATTTTCTGTTATTTTATTTGATGAGATAGAAAAGGCACATCCAGATGTTTTTAATTTGTTACTTCAAATAATGGATGATGGTAGACTTACCGATTCCCAGGGGCATGTTGTTGATTTCAGAAATTCTATAATAATAATGACAAGTAATATTGGCGGAACCCAGATAGTTAGCGGGAAGAAAACTCTTGGTTTTGTGGAACAGGCAGATAAAAACATAGAATTTAAGGAAATGAAGGAAAAAGTTTTAAACGAAGTTAAAAAAACATTCAGACCAGAATTTTTAAACAGGATAGATGAGGTAGTAGTATTCCATAAACTTACTGAAAAGCATATAGAGGAGATAATAGAAATTCTTTTGAAAGACATAAGAAAACGTCTTGAAGAAAAGGGAATAGGTCTTGAGCTTACAAAAAAAGCTAAAGGCTTTTTAGTACAGGAAGGATATGATCCCGCATTTGGAGCGAGGCCACTTAAAAGAACAATCCAGCGTTACATAGAAGATGCCTTATCTGAAGAATTGTTGCGTGGAAAATTCAAAGAAGGTGACATAATAGTTTGTAACTATTCCAACGGAAAAATTACGTTCAAAAGAAAAAAAAGTGACAGGGTTAAGGTGAAAAATGAGTAA
- a CDS encoding CehA/McbA family metallohydrolase, which yields MVKKLFIIFIAVISVVSFAGIYYGNLHAHTTYSDGSKTPEYAYNYAKNFVDVQAITDHAYYFTQLIDGKTKPYLTKLAAASATVPGEFVALQGFEWTSGIGHINVYESTKWLSRAQDDSLEGFYSWLAKNRKLAQFNHPIKTFGNFRDFEYFPEADKYVNLIEVGNGNWALGDVISPEMFKNYILALNNGWHLGATVGQDNHKPNWGSANDSRVGIIADTLSYDDIMNALWNRHTFGTEDKNVKIDFSYKHYIMGDIVYNPPKKVVLSFNYEDENDPMSYFALISQSGTVVEDYPDVSNYATRIEVELPDGYEWFFVYVRQNDSQEIITAPIWFQNESSVYVNNIRINQQKLFVGDDAGIFFDVYNVTDKPVKINLEVVDNETIISNKTLSFGPYEVKKSSVKLYNLSQGMHKIKFTINGVSVQSIVLLVNEKVGKTVMIDTLHENDYIDELKQLAPLMEKSGYNVIYPKKMLTKLSKVDILIIPTPKKDGFDFAKDLLPPELNALNSFKGEIILIPGSDEVYKKLYLEKIKGNVNVMDFAELPEYFNLPEVKKTDTVIIDVGHFNDYTQDKLTKLENYLKSKGLKVVYVQKLENLKADVLIISNGKDFSEVEIQNIVKFVQNGGKLIISGKSDFRNGGNTKDLNEILSALKAPFKFNDDQVIDATNNYGAPYKVLANDVRFYSPCSIIVSGDAQILIESFTAKSEDKDGNGDAVPVSRIILAAKSNIGNGVVIALGKAVFSDYDFDYNKEFIANIFDY from the coding sequence ATGGTTAAAAAGCTTTTTATTATTTTTATAGCGGTAATTTCTGTAGTTAGTTTTGCAGGTATTTATTATGGCAATTTACATGCACATACTACGTATTCTGATGGGAGCAAAACACCTGAATATGCATACAATTATGCAAAAAACTTTGTTGATGTTCAGGCAATAACCGACCATGCTTATTACTTTACACAATTGATAGATGGTAAGACAAAACCTTATCTTACTAAACTTGCTGCTGCCAGTGCTACTGTTCCCGGGGAATTCGTTGCCTTACAGGGGTTTGAATGGACATCGGGAATTGGGCATATAAATGTCTATGAGTCTACAAAATGGCTAAGTAGAGCCCAGGACGATTCATTAGAGGGTTTTTATTCATGGCTTGCTAAAAACAGGAAATTAGCTCAATTCAATCATCCTATTAAAACGTTTGGAAATTTTAGAGATTTTGAATATTTTCCAGAAGCTGATAAATATGTGAATCTTATCGAAGTTGGAAATGGAAATTGGGCTCTGGGAGATGTAATATCTCCAGAGATGTTTAAAAACTATATTCTTGCGTTGAATAATGGCTGGCATCTTGGAGCTACAGTTGGTCAGGATAATCACAAGCCAAATTGGGGAAGTGCAAACGATAGTAGGGTGGGTATAATAGCAGACACGTTAAGTTATGATGATATAATGAATGCATTATGGAATCGGCACACGTTTGGTACAGAAGACAAAAATGTAAAAATAGATTTTTCTTATAAACATTACATAATGGGTGATATAGTTTATAACCCACCTAAAAAGGTAGTTTTAAGTTTCAATTACGAAGATGAGAATGATCCTATGAGTTATTTTGCTTTAATTTCTCAAAGTGGTACAGTAGTTGAGGATTATCCTGATGTTAGTAATTATGCAACACGCATAGAAGTTGAACTCCCAGACGGTTACGAGTGGTTTTTTGTATATGTCAGGCAAAATGATTCTCAGGAAATAATAACTGCTCCCATATGGTTTCAAAATGAAAGTTCTGTGTATGTAAACAATATACGTATTAACCAGCAGAAGCTATTTGTTGGGGATGATGCAGGAATATTTTTTGATGTATATAATGTAACAGATAAGCCTGTAAAAATAAATTTAGAAGTAGTTGATAATGAAACAATTATTTCAAATAAAACTTTATCATTTGGTCCATACGAAGTAAAAAAATCTTCTGTAAAACTTTATAATTTAAGTCAGGGAATGCATAAAATAAAATTCACTATTAACGGGGTTTCTGTACAATCAATAGTTTTACTTGTTAATGAAAAAGTAGGTAAAACTGTTATGATAGATACTTTGCATGAGAATGATTATATTGATGAGTTAAAGCAATTAGCGCCTCTTATGGAAAAGAGCGGATACAATGTTATTTACCCTAAGAAAATGCTTACAAAACTTTCTAAAGTGGATATACTTATTATACCCACTCCAAAAAAAGATGGATTTGATTTTGCAAAGGATTTATTACCCCCAGAACTTAATGCTTTGAATAGCTTCAAAGGCGAAATTATTTTAATTCCCGGGAGCGATGAGGTGTACAAAAAACTATACCTTGAAAAGATAAAAGGAAATGTGAATGTTATGGATTTCGCAGAATTACCAGAATATTTTAATCTGCCAGAGGTTAAAAAGACAGACACTGTGATAATAGACGTTGGGCATTTTAACGATTATACCCAAGATAAATTGACAAAACTTGAAAACTATTTGAAGAGTAAAGGATTAAAAGTGGTTTATGTTCAAAAGCTGGAAAATTTAAAAGCAGATGTTTTAATAATTTCTAATGGTAAGGATTTTTCTGAAGTAGAAATTCAAAATATTGTAAAATTTGTGCAAAACGGCGGAAAACTTATAATTAGTGGTAAAAGTGATTTCAGAAATGGAGGAAATACTAAGGATTTAAATGAGATTTTGTCCGCTTTAAAGGCTCCATTTAAATTCAATGATGACCAGGTGATAGATGCCACAAACAATTACGGAGCGCCTTACAAAGTATTAGCAAATGATGTAAGGTTTTACAGTCCGTGTTCAATAATAGTAAGTGGTGACGCCCAGATTTTAATAGAGTCATTTACAGCGAAATCTGAAGATAAGGATGGTAATGGCGATGCTGTGCCAGTTTCACGTATTATTCTGGCTGCAAAATCAAATATAGGTAATGGAGTTGTTATAGCACTTGGAAAAGCTGTGTTTTCAGATTATGACTTTGATTATAACAAAGAATTTATTGCAAATATTTTCGATTATTAA
- a CDS encoding SDR family NAD(P)-dependent oxidoreductase has product MPKLKDFSWALVTGASSGIGEEFAFQLAQKKINLIIHGRNVERLEKIKEELSARGIMVRYFSADFSSKGGVESLIDFVERENIDVDLLINNAGFGHYGEFLSHDILFYKKMIETNIVALTELTYYFASKFVEKRRGGIINVASVAGYLPLPRFSVYAATKAFVYNFSMALWAELSKYNVHVLCLSPGTTKTRFFERINKTNVNGMPVEKVVRTALEAFEKDKPSVIPGFLNKLFVFTESLIPKKHLTKLVQKYF; this is encoded by the coding sequence ATGCCAAAATTGAAAGATTTTTCGTGGGCACTTGTTACAGGTGCTTCTTCTGGTATAGGCGAGGAGTTTGCTTTTCAACTTGCTCAAAAAAAGATTAATCTGATTATACATGGAAGAAATGTTGAACGTTTGGAAAAAATAAAAGAAGAATTAAGTGCTCGTGGTATAATGGTAAGATATTTTTCAGCGGATTTTTCTTCAAAAGGAGGTGTTGAGAGTTTAATTGATTTTGTGGAAAGAGAAAATATAGATGTAGATCTTTTGATAAATAATGCGGGTTTTGGTCATTACGGTGAGTTTTTATCTCATGATATTTTATTTTACAAAAAAATGATTGAAACAAACATTGTTGCATTAACAGAATTAACTTACTATTTTGCAAGTAAATTTGTTGAGAAAAGGAGAGGCGGTATTATAAACGTTGCATCTGTTGCAGGATATTTACCTCTTCCACGGTTCTCTGTTTATGCTGCCACGAAAGCTTTTGTTTACAATTTTTCAATGGCACTATGGGCAGAGTTAAGTAAATACAACGTGCACGTTTTGTGTCTTTCTCCTGGAACAACGAAAACAAGGTTTTTCGAAAGAATCAATAAAACAAATGTAAATGGGATGCCTGTGGAAAAGGTTGTTAGAACAGCTCTTGAAGCTTTTGAAAAAGATAAACCTTCTGTTATTCCAGGTTTTTTAAATAAACTTTTTGTGTTTACCGAAAGTCTAATTCCTAAGAAACACCTTACAAAATTAGTACAAAAATATTTCTGA
- a CDS encoding oxygen-binding di-iron domain-containing protein → MSQVSTITLFEKGEYKFYLLGWEEKEEEGIVQTNQYLIVNKGKGILLDPGGAHVFPRVLANVSEVISPKDIELIFYTHQDPDVTSGISMWLTIAKNAKIYISELWIRFLPHFGVFDLKRIIGLKGHEQKISGNSGATFEIIPAHFMHSPGNFSVYDPTSRILFSGDIGAAVFPKGKRKQIIEDDFKEHLKYMEGFHKRYMVSNIVCKKWVEIVSKRPIDMIAPQHGAVMKGIAANNFLEWLKNLKCGIDILGEIYGS, encoded by the coding sequence ATGTCACAGGTTAGTACAATAACACTTTTTGAAAAAGGTGAATACAAGTTTTATTTACTTGGTTGGGAAGAAAAAGAAGAAGAAGGTATTGTTCAAACCAACCAATATTTGATAGTTAATAAAGGAAAGGGAATCTTATTAGATCCCGGCGGTGCACATGTTTTCCCCAGGGTACTTGCCAATGTTTCAGAAGTTATTTCTCCCAAAGACATAGAACTGATATTTTACACACACCAGGATCCAGATGTTACATCGGGAATTTCTATGTGGCTCACCATTGCCAAAAATGCAAAGATATATATTTCTGAGCTGTGGATAAGATTTTTACCGCATTTTGGAGTCTTTGACTTAAAAAGAATAATAGGATTAAAAGGGCACGAGCAAAAGATAAGCGGGAACTCTGGAGCAACGTTCGAAATAATCCCGGCTCATTTTATGCATTCTCCTGGAAACTTCAGTGTATACGATCCTACATCCAGAATCCTTTTCAGCGGTGACATAGGCGCAGCAGTTTTTCCAAAAGGAAAAAGAAAACAAATAATAGAAGACGACTTTAAAGAGCATTTAAAATACATGGAAGGATTTCATAAAAGGTATATGGTATCAAACATTGTTTGTAAAAAATGGGTTGAAATAGTTTCAAAGAGACCAATTGACATGATTGCACCTCAACATGGAGCAGTTATGAAAGGCATAGCAGCTAATAATTTCTTAGAATGGCTCAAAAATTTAAAATGTGGTATTGATATACTCGGAGAAATTTACGGGAGTTGA
- a CDS encoding methyl-accepting chemotaxis protein, protein MSIDRETLGKITSAFFAQNLLTSFMEQLDEVLISRIENIKSKVSQVSSDFKELSISLNEIMNRFTHNSDRLVKNIEGAQSLNAQINEELSKTGSSISSISQDFSETVEKTSDALKQFSEITKLVGAIQRIAKQTNLLALNASIEAARAGEYGKGFAVVASEIQKLADESRETSNTISEKVNQIAESVREALKAIEDVMELFVVVQSALEKAMNYMAENVKILSETQETLSVAKDELENEVTLISEATKILGETSKKFDTVSAVISAIITAQQSLKNIEL, encoded by the coding sequence ATGAGTATAGATAGAGAAACCCTTGGTAAAATAACATCAGCGTTTTTTGCTCAAAATCTTTTAACCTCATTTATGGAACAATTAGATGAAGTATTGATTTCAAGGATTGAAAATATAAAAAGTAAAGTCAGTCAGGTAAGCTCAGATTTTAAAGAGCTTAGCATAAGTCTTAATGAAATAATGAATAGATTTACACATAACAGTGATAGATTGGTAAAAAACATAGAAGGTGCCCAAAGCTTAAACGCTCAAATAAATGAAGAACTTTCAAAAACTGGTTCGAGCATTAGCAGTATCAGTCAGGACTTTTCAGAAACTGTAGAAAAAACTTCGGATGCATTGAAACAGTTTTCAGAGATTACAAAACTTGTGGGTGCTATCCAGAGAATTGCCAAACAAACTAATTTATTAGCTTTAAATGCTTCAATTGAAGCAGCACGAGCAGGTGAATACGGAAAAGGTTTTGCTGTGGTTGCTTCAGAGATTCAAAAACTTGCCGATGAGTCACGTGAAACTTCAAATACTATCTCAGAAAAAGTTAATCAAATAGCAGAATCTGTAAGAGAAGCTTTGAAAGCTATAGAAGATGTAATGGAACTATTTGTAGTTGTTCAAAGTGCCTTAGAAAAGGCTATGAATTATATGGCAGAGAATGTAAAAATTTTATCGGAAACTCAGGAAACACTTTCCGTAGCAAAAGACGAATTAGAAAACGAGGTAACTCTTATATCGGAAGCCACGAAAATTTTGGGTGAAACATCCAAAAAATTCGACACTGTTTCTGCAGTAATTTCTGCTATAATAACTGCCCAGCAGTCTCTTAAAAACATAGAATTGTAA
- a CDS encoding HD domain-containing phosphohydrolase, with protein sequence MFFDLKNFILLYNEIGYNEYKDFILHSFHVAKFSALIAKELGFQNYGDIYVIGLLHDAGFLTINELLNVINQLKKYNNLSRVDNLEEIGFHSTLSCYLLKNTGLFDESLAESVKYHHSEYSDNGLERIVGSILKLADTISWFFFQIKSFEDYAAIIPDIWKRLENEKIPDNLKNTAISLLKDYKIIDKLIDNKPHMEMFGNFNKNLSANDCVNLSKIIAFIQEIRSPTTKDHVFLVSKVSQKLGEYILGKADGTLLKVSGYLHDLGKLKTPLKILHKRGTLTEVERILIQKHVFDTIDMLLNSGMDNLAFLAGSHHEKLDGSGYPFGLDEEELDIYKRIIVIADYYSALIEPRPYREPLHYKKALSILKEEIDRGKLDKKIYNELKNIAESDSTLQQARHEDALEDIFGSSLSEINSVAEKFLIN encoded by the coding sequence GTGTTTTTTGATTTGAAGAATTTTATACTCCTTTATAATGAAATAGGTTACAATGAATACAAAGATTTTATTTTACATTCATTTCATGTTGCAAAATTCTCCGCGCTGATTGCAAAGGAATTAGGTTTTCAAAATTACGGTGACATTTATGTAATAGGGTTGCTTCATGATGCAGGATTTCTTACAATTAATGAGCTGTTGAACGTTATAAATCAATTGAAGAAATATAATAATCTTTCAAGGGTGGATAATCTGGAAGAAATAGGATTTCATTCAACACTTTCTTGTTATCTTTTGAAAAATACAGGATTATTCGATGAATCCTTAGCTGAAAGTGTGAAATACCATCACAGTGAGTATTCAGATAATGGATTAGAAAGGATAGTAGGGAGTATTTTAAAATTAGCTGACACTATTTCCTGGTTTTTCTTTCAAATTAAAAGTTTTGAAGATTATGCGGCTATTATTCCAGATATATGGAAAAGACTTGAAAATGAAAAAATACCAGACAATCTTAAAAATACCGCTATAAGTTTGCTTAAAGATTATAAGATAATAGATAAGCTAATTGATAACAAGCCTCATATGGAAATGTTCGGAAATTTTAACAAAAATTTATCCGCAAATGATTGTGTAAATTTGTCGAAAATAATAGCTTTTATTCAAGAAATAAGAAGTCCAACAACGAAAGATCATGTTTTTCTTGTTTCGAAAGTTTCGCAAAAGCTGGGAGAATATATACTTGGAAAAGCTGATGGTACTTTACTTAAGGTAAGTGGATATTTACATGATCTTGGGAAACTGAAAACTCCTTTGAAAATTTTGCATAAAAGGGGTACATTAACAGAGGTGGAACGCATTTTGATTCAAAAGCATGTGTTTGATACCATAGATATGCTTTTGAATTCAGGCATGGACAATTTAGCCTTTCTGGCAGGATCACATCATGAGAAACTTGATGGTTCAGGATATCCATTTGGGCTTGACGAAGAAGAACTCGATATTTACAAGCGTATAATAGTTATTGCAGATTATTATTCTGCACTTATTGAGCCAAGACCTTATAGGGAACCTTTGCATTACAAAAAAGCCCTGTCTATTTTAAAAGAAGAAATAGACAGGGGCAAACTTGATAAAAAGATTTATAATGAACTTAAAAATATTGCAGAAAGCGATTCGACTTTGCAACAGGCGCGTCATGAAGATGCTTTAGAAGACATTTTTGGTTCAAGTTTAAGTGAAATCAATTCAGTTGCAGAAAAATTTTTGATAAATTAG